Proteins encoded by one window of Juglans regia cultivar Chandler chromosome 15, Walnut 2.0, whole genome shotgun sequence:
- the LOC108993060 gene encoding UPF0481 protein At3g47200-like — MAEESAAMNAPEETINPATNNEYRWPTWLAEKIKHAKSIALNRPSCRTIFSIYRVPHSLRELNKEVYTPQVISIGPFHCRSQKLQSMEIYKLRYFRRFMERITKINRDEMLASIIQDSEERVRGCYAEAISFDSDTLRQIILVDATFIIEFFLRAWSEQFLGDDDSIEAEPWALLSWIKSDLILLENQLPFFIIEKLYELLPLDQSPSIYPSSFLELTFNFFEYKNVQMIRHDEIDSEKVMHFVDLLRYFYLPPHQMLLPKEVLM; from the coding sequence ATGGCCGAGGAATCAGCAGCTATGAACGCACCAGAAGAAACAATTAATCCTGCAACAAATAATGAGTATCGGTGGCCGACATGGTTAGCAGAGAAAATCAAACATGCTAAAAGCATAGCGCTTAATCGCCCATCATGTCGAACTATTTTTAGTATTTACAGGGTTCCTCATTCGCTCCGAGAATTGAACAAAGAAGTTTACACACCTCAAGTTATTTCAATAGGGCCTTTTCATTGCCGCTCGCAAAAATTGCAATCCatggaaatttataaattgagatATTTCAGGAGGTTCATGGAAAGAATTACCAAGATCAACAGGGATGAGATGTTAGCAAGCATTATACAAGATTCGGAAGAACGGGTACGTGGATGTTATGCAGAGGCCATTTCATTTGATAGTGATACTTTGAGGCAAATTATCCTGGTGGATGCGACCTTCATCATTGAGTTTTTCTTGAGAGCTTGGTCAGAACAATTTTTGGGAGATGACGACTCTATAGAAGCAGAGCCATGGGCGCTGCTTTCTTGGATAAAATCTGACTTGATATTACTTGAGAATCAACTTCCTTTCTTTATAATCGAGAAATTATATGAGCTGCTTCCACTCGATCAGTCTCCCTCAATATACCCATCCAGCTTCCTCGAGCTTACCTTTAACTTCTTTGAATATAAGAATGTTCAAATGATACGTCATGATGAGATTGATTCAGAAAAAGTAATGCACTTTGTTGATTTGTTGAGATACTTTTACTTGCCTCCTCACCAAATGTTGCTCCCGAAAGAAGTTTTAATGTAG
- the LOC108993061 gene encoding uncharacterized protein LOC108993061 gives MYCASQLAVAGLKFKPSSRRSILDLKFNEGVLEIPRFTLRNDTEIYARNLITLEQCVYQFERYVTDYFMMLDFLINTGKDVDLLIQQGILENKMGTNNIRPPFAGNLCIGISFRDVNNDYYDLCRQLVDFHRKHGYVILKSSLKHDYFRTPWMGAVTIGAIILLIFTLIQTVCTVITTFK, from the coding sequence ATGTACTGTGCCTCCCAGCTGGCTGTGGCAGGATTGAAGTTTAAGCCAAGTTCAAGAAGATCCATACTTGACCTAAAATTTAACGAGGGAGTGTTGGAAATCCCAAGATTTACATTACGCAATGACACGGAGATTTATGCTCGGAACCTCATCACCTTGGAGCAATGTGTCTATCAATTTGAAAGATATGTTACtgattattttatgatgttagATTTCCTTATCAATACAGGCAAAGATGTGGATTTACTTATTCAACAGGGGATCCTTGAGAACAAAATGGGCACCAACAATATTAGACCACCTTTTGCCGGCAATTTGTGCATAGGTATCTCATTTAGGGACGTCAATAATGATTATTATGATCTCTGTAGACAATTGGTGGATTTCCATAGAAAACATGGGTACGTAATTCTGAAGAGTAGCTTGAAACATGATTATTTTCGCACGCCTTGGATGGGTGCTGTTACCATTGGTGCTATTATCTTGTTGATTTTCACTCTCATACAAACTGTTTGTACTGTCATTACGACATTCAAGTAG
- the LOC118344701 gene encoding uncharacterized protein LOC118344701, with the protein MSYKRWSDVPPAIKEELIDRVCSDFVLDWDRENHRLTVTKALRKCFNSFHHDLHKIYESYGSHVEALANGTSLVDPIVWVKLCERWGSDAFKKISAQNRENRDKQAINHTSGRKSFIRLLEQNRNENENLVDFYKETRWSKKKNAFVTDATESTYKEMQGRLDGLGPEQRSDEAVATVFREALGHRPGYARGLGEMDAEAYKSQLDEMRTEMRELREHQIQNDNLMQSFFRAFPSFTESV; encoded by the exons ATGAGTTACAAGCGTTGGTCGGATGTCCCACCAGCGATTAAAGAGGAGCTCATCGATCGTGTTTGT AGTGACTTTGTGTTGGACTGGGATCGCGAAAACCACCGATTGACGGTGACAAAGGCCTTACGTAAGTGCTTCAACTCCTTCCACCACGACTTGCACAAGATTTATGAATCCTATGGAAGCCACGTAGAAGCATTGGCTAATGGAACTAGTCTGGTGGACCCCATTGTATGGGTGAAGTTGTGTGAAAGGTGGGGCAGCGATGCCTTTAAG AAAATTTCAGCTCAAAATCGAGAGAATCGAGACAAGCAGGCCATTAATCACACATCAGGACGTAAATCATTCATCCGATTACTTGAGCAAAAT CGcaatgagaatgagaatttGGTCGACTTCTACAAAGAGACGCGTTGGtcgaagaaaaagaatgcatttGTCACAGATGCTACAGAAAGTACTTAT AAGGAGATGCAAGGTAGGTTGGATGGCCTAGGACCAGAGCAACGTAGTGATGAGGCAGTAGCGACTGTCTTTAGGGAGGCTCTTGGCCATCGACCTGGATATGCACGGGGACTTGGGGAAATG gatgctgaagCTTACAAGAGTCAGCTGGATGAAATGAGGACAGAGATGCGGGAGCTGAGGGAGCATCAGATACAAAATGACAATCTGATGCAGtctttctttagggctttcccgTCGTTCACTGAGTCAGTTTGA